Below is a window of Nicotiana tabacum cultivar K326 chromosome 19, ASM71507v2, whole genome shotgun sequence DNA.
ATAAATTTAGGGCGAATTAATTTGTGCACATCAAATGTGTAAACAATTTTGACACTATCGATGAATTATAGAAAGTTAACTACATATACTAACAACTCACGTTTCATATAGACAATTACTCGTGATTACATTTCTAAATAACACGATAGTGTAAATCTTTACAAGGTTAATGTATCAGtaacatttaaattttttattttgtgttgAAACGTCAACAGGTTATGGATGAAAGTGATGGCAACGGAAAAATGAGATGGGTTCCTACGTCAGTGAACGTAGATGATCATATTACTGTCCCTGACCTGAAGCCAAACCCCAATAATATGGATACCGACAAGTTGGTAGAAGAGTATATATCAAACCTAAGTACGACCACTATTGACACGTCAAAACCTCTATGGGATCTTCACATCCTTAACGTGAAAACCTCCGATGCCGAGGCTACGTTTATTTTCCGTTTTCACCATTCTGTTGGGGATGGAGTTTCCCTCATTTCGCTTTTACTCTCTTGTTTCCGGAAAACTTCGGATCCTACTTCTTTGCCCACACTCccggtttcttcttcttcttcttcttccaaggGCAAATCAAATTTATCAATAAGCAATAGAAAAAATATTTGGTCGTTGATATGGCAATACGTCGCAAAGTTCTGGTTGTTCATCAGTCTTTTGTTCAATACAGTTGCTGATGTTTTGTTGTTTGTAGCGACTGCTCTCTTCTTGAAAGACTCTCAATCACCTTTCGCAGTTGCACAAGGATTTAAGTCGTCCACTCGACAAAGATTTATCTATCGGACTGTTGGCTTGGATGatattaaatttataaaaaatgcgACAAACTGTGTAAGTGTATAATCCTTAAATACAAGGTTGAATAGCATTATAAATCCCTTTTCATGGGTTTAAATTTGTTATTCACGTAGCCTAatctttccccttttttttctttcttgcaaATTTAGACGGTTAACGACGTTATACTGGGGATAACACAAGCAGCTTTGTCTCGTTATATCCACCGAAGATACGGTAATTGACCTTCTTAATTAGCTGACTTTAGACTTATTAGAAACGTAATTTAATTTTATGTACAAGGATTTTCTGGAGTTCATCTTTTACCAAGGATGACCACCAATTAAGTAGTGGCCAGCTCAATTGCACTTTTACCTCTTTGACACAATAACATATTGTAAAGGGCATAATAGGTGTGTCACAAACAATATCAACCGACGAATTAAGTATATAAACAGAATTGAAAGTTCGATCATGCCTCAAAACCTACAAATCATGCTAGGTGAGAGTCATAAGGTCACTTGTGCTACAtggaactatttttttattttttattttggtctaaGGAATTACGGTTGAAAGTGATATATTTAATTTGTGGTTGTGtctaacaacaatattttttttttttttttttttttttttgttgggggggggggggggggggagggtatACTAATAATCTAGAAATTTAAGGTGATTATAATCGAGATCCAATTCGGACTCCGATTTCTTTTGGAAAATGAGGGAGGGTTAAAACGCTTTTAATCATGAAAGTCAAACTTTCTATAATTATTGTTTCTTCATAACATGGCAGATGAAGTTGAAGGCAAGAGGAAGTTTTCGCTAGAACGAATGAGATGCAGAGCCACTGTCCTAGTGAATCTGCGACCAACTTTAGGAGTCCAAGTGAGTATTTCTTCATCTACACGCTTAACATTATAATCTTTCAAGATTGTTTTTAGGGTTAAAAAGATTGACGCAGATTGATAATTTTGCTATTGCAATGTAAAATTTCAGACTGTATGTGCCTAATCAATTAAGTTCAACTGACCATTATGACAGACGgtatctgaaatgattgagaagAATGCAGTAGTGATACAAGGAAACtgttttgcctttgtcataattCCCTTAAATATAGCGCAATTAGAGAATCCTCTCGATTATGTCCGCAAAGCTAAGACAACAATGGATCGAACGAAGCATTCTCTTGTGTCTCAGTGCACCTTTTATGTTTTACATCCTCAAGTTCTTTGGCTTTAAGGTAATCCATTATTTCTCTTTACACATTCAAATTATCAAACAAAATCGTGATGTTTATTTTTTTGTTCCTTTTAGTTGTCGTTATAATCTAGACCTAACTAATGTTTTGCTTAATTATATTGGCATGGCACATAGGGTGTGACAACACTTGCAAAAAGACTTCCATCTCAAACAACACTAGTCTTTTCAAATGTAGCCGGTCCGGTAGAAGAAGCTTCTTGGTCAGGCCCTCCATTGGCATTCCTTGCCCCAACATGTTATGGACATCCCACTGTAAGTTTCTTCAATCAATCAAACAACCACGTTTTAAATCACAAGTTGAGATCAGTTATATGAATCTTTTATATATTCATACTatattattataatttgaaaaaactACTCAGTTCAAAATCACTAAATCCAAGTGCATATTGTAGGGGCTAATGGTTCATGCGTGTCGTTATGCCAAGCAGTTAACATTTGTAGTAGCAGTTGATGAAGGAATAATTCCAGATTCGGACCAGTTTGGGGATGATTTTGTCGATTCATTCATTCTTATCAAAGAGGCTGCCTTCTCAAAAATCAGAACTAAGGTTGACTAGCTTATTACATATTTAGGAGCTCCTCAATAAAACTTGAAAATTTGGTGTTTATTTCATGATCATAGATACAAGATTATGAGTTTGTTACatttatgatatatatatatatatatatatatatatatatatatatatatatatatatatatatatatatatatatataagttttatttattaaaatataatatttggttaATAGTGTCGTAACGCCGATAAGTTACATTATACTTGTGTACCAATATTATTGTCAACAAGATGCTTCCTAATAAGAACAAAAAATGAACCGTAACATTTGAACCATAAAACTAGAAGAGCAAACTAAAGATATGATATATCTTGTCAAATACATTTTATTTATGGTAAAGGCCTCTCTCTACCACAGCATCCTTGATAAGCTTTAGAGATTGTTCAAGATCGTCTAGCAATTGATATGGATCAGGAATCATGCTTTCGTCTACTGATAGAACTATTGTCATCTTGTGATGTAAAGATATAAACATAACCACTAAAGTACACCTTATTACTAATCTATTTTTCCTAAATTACCCAATAAATCAATACGACTTGGTCAAGAAAATTAGTAAAATTTTGCAAGGAAAAGACCTTACCCGACACAGTTTGCTTATGGAACATGAAACCGAAAAGGGAAAGCAATAACTTGAAATTAGTATGAGTAATACTTACGTGAGGTTGCCCATAAGAACTAGGTGCAAGGTAAGCCATAGGGTGCCCATAGAAGCCAATTTCTTCTTGGGGACCGACCAAATTGGAGAAACACATTGTTGTATTGGTGATAATTCTGTGCGATATTGAGCTTGATGTCTGAAATTAATTTTTCCCCACAGTATAAAAAGGGGTCAAATCTTGCAATAACGGACATTCTGATAACAAAGATCTTATATGTAGATCAAGAATTAAGAAATGATCGACTATTGGTTGTGAGATGCTATTAATTACCTTTATCCCAAAAAATCTGAGTGCTAATTCTGAAATGGAAAATGTGTAGATAGCTTCAAGAGAGTTTTTCttacgatcaatggttgccttaGCTTCTCTGATATAATCTAAGGGGTCATCTCGTAATGCAATTTTAAAGGGTAGAAGAACAAAGCCAATCCAATTCCCCCACTTTGCCTCGGTGTCCTTCTCCATCATATCAGCTAAGGCCTATATACGTATAAGTTAAACACGAAAAGAGTATCAACAACTTGGGTTGAAGTATAAGCTAGGAAAACAAGAAGtgctaaaattttgaagaaagaatgGATGCCATCACCTGAATTCCAGTTGACGGTCTTAAGTTTACAAGAAGAGTTGATCTGAGTCTTATGTTCTTAGGAAGATTATTGTTTTTCTCTGTTACTCCCTTGTTTTTCCTGCCCTCACCTGCCAAATTTTGCATAAAAGATTACTTCCATGAACTGTTTCCAGTTCTTTTTGGATTTAACTTATTAACACTGACATTGTAAAGAAGATAGTGTAATTTTACTTGTTATAGGAGGTTGTCTaccaattatttttaaaaactaattcAAACTTGTAATGGGAAGTTACTTGTAGTTTAGTTATCTATGAATGACcttatattataaaaattatttcaagtgtataaaaagaaagaaattcgAATATCCTCTGGTTATGGTTACGGTAGTTATGATTCAATGActgaacttaaaaaaaaaaataagggtgaaaaatcataaaaacaaTGTATTATAACACGAGGCAGAAACTTACCAAATCTCCTATTAAGATATACAGATAAACCAGCTTGTGTCACTCCCAGAGCGACATCATTTATTGTCTGTGTAAGAAATAAAAAAGTTCAAAAACATCAAACAACTATATTAACATCTACATTTCGTTCCTAATGCAAAATTGAAAAGAAGGGGGAAAAAGAAGGAAGTTGCCAAAACATATATAGCATATTTTTGGACCAAGTATATACTTACGTACCATATTCAATGCATTTTTCACCAACTTCAAATCGTCAAGACTTACTGTCCTGTACACAAATCGCCTAGGATTAAACTCAGAACCGGGCTTACCCTTAATTGGCGTACTTGTGTCCTTCAAAAACATAGTCGTGGCCATAAACATCAACACATCCACTATTGTGTTCCAAAACAATCTCATAAATGACCAAACTTTAGCAAAATATTGCCATAATCCTTTAGTCGTATACTCTGAAGAATTGATAGGCATTTTCTTATTTCCAGGAATAGTTGGAATTTTATCTGGATGAGCAGTTTGGCGAGTACAAGCGAGCAAAAGGGAAATAAGAGAGGTGCCATCTCCGAGTGAATGATGGATTCGAAATACGGCAACAGCCTCAGCATCTGATGTTTTGACGTTGAGAAGATGGAGATCCCAGAGAGGTTTCGACTTGTCAAGTGTGGTTTTGCTAAGGTTCTGAATATAATTCTCCACGAATTTGTCTGGTGATCCCTGCAGGTTCTGTTCATCTACTTGTGGTACCACAATGTGCTTATCTAAATCCACCATTGTCCGGACCCATTTCATCTCTCCATTTTTTTTCTCATCCACCACCTTAAAAAGAATGAAACATGTCATTTAAGAAGGCAtgctaagtcaaaaaggcatatgaagattttttggtttttgaaaatcCTCCTTTTTTCTGTTAACAGTGTTTTTGTACCATATTTGTTAGGAACAAAGTACACTATAGACTTGTTCCTAAGTACTTGTAATTTCATTATTGGataagagattttttttttttaattttggctAACAGATCAAGTGTAATACAGTATATATTATGTTCTTATATCTAATATTTAGTCAATCTTTAAGGGGAAAGGCCCATCAGGAAGGTTTGCTGTTCAGGCCTTTATGCAGTGTCTAGGTTGTGCACTACAACCCGGGCTAGGTGCAcccaaataaaaggaaaagaaaaggttaAAACAGTAACAAATTTGTTTCCGAGAAATTCTCAGATTAATTCTTTGCATTTTATTATTCTTcaatattcaaaaaatatatataaattcgaATAAAATATGGTTTGCATTTCCTCGTTTGATGAGGTATGTTAAATAGTACATTTCCTCGTTTTATGGTGGAAACCACACCCGTTAGTCActtgggggtcgtttggttgtCGGATAGAGTTATGCAGGTATTAAttatacatgtattagttatgcaggTATTAGTTATGTATGTATTAGTTATGCAGGAATAAGTAATCCAGGGATTAATTATGCATTTATTAGTTATGCAGGTTTAAGTTATGCAAAGTTGAGTTACGATGGGATTAATTATGCATGGATTAGTTATGCGGTAGTTATATAAGGATTAGTAATATAAATGTAATGTGAGTGTTATTTATTATTagcttactttattttattaaaattgttagtatagtttaaatatatatttttaaacaaaaaaatataagttTCAACAAAGGGTATTcttgttattttgtgttttaatacaagtattactaatacatgtataagttatTCCACCTTCTACCCTGCATAAATAATACATAGATTCCCTCataacttatacatgtattagttTTGCGGAAAAGAAAAACATGAATTAAACGTTGTATTAGCAATACTACATTTTATGTGGAAAAGAGGCAAAAATAACCAAACATTGTATAACTTATGCTAGCTTCTATGCGGAGATtattttttccccttcttttaaCCAAACAATGTATAAAGTTATCCTAATTTTAATACATGGATAACTCCTCTCTAACCggctaccaaacgaccccttcatGCACCGTTTAAAACATAACCGGATTTTAAACTACTTAAAGTCTAGACCACTTAGTAGAATATGTAGAATTTTGACTGGGGAGCAGCTATCTTCTTTAAGGATCAGATATGGCAATGCTAACATCAAAGTTAGTTGATTGTACATTTTAGTAGAAGTAGTAATGGGTAATGTAACAAAGAGGTCGACCCTACATTTTTTAACTTCATGCAAAAAAATATAAGACTTGAATTTTTACAGATCAAATTATAAAAACGTTTCTATCTTGTTCATCTTAGATAGATTTTGTTGAACAGTATCGAATCTGTTTTCGATTTTAAAGATTACAATTACCTTATAGAACTACAGAAATTTTTCTATCATGATAATAGATGTGAacttaaaatgaatatatttccTGAATTTTTTAACTTGTATATATATTACTTGTTTAAGCTAAAAATGTTAGTACATCTTCTTCTGCTGTCAAAGAGGCAGATTAGTCGTACTTGCATAAATATATCATTGgcaaataagactaatattttgGCCATTTTGCATGGTACCTGCAGGCTGGAGAAACGAGGATGCTTAAGCAAAGTATGGACCAATTTCTCTTTAATAACTTGAGGATTGATTCTTGATTTGCTGCCCATTATAGCTATAACATGAACATTGAAGTTGGGCTCGTGAAATAACCTTGCTGATGGACTCAATAGCTCTTCTTCAGCTGCTTCCATGGCTAATTTTGGCTTAGTTTGAATCGGTTTCAGACTCGGTTTTCTCCATCTTATGGACTCCATTAATGTAGAGAACTTGTTCTCAATAACGTTTAGCTAGTAGTAATAACTTTTCTGTTGTTCTGGAAAATGGGTTTTTGTTCCACATGCTTTCGTATTATATAAGTTTGAAAACCGAAGTAGTAGCTAGCTTTTAATTTTGTCTTACGTTGGATACTTCTGTCTCATATGAATATGGCTAGTATTGGGATATAGGCATATAGCTGAAGGTTGAAGGTTGTGCAATTAATGAACAGTTGCGTCAGGTATTCAAAAGCAATTAATTATCCTACAGCTTTTGTTTAGCTTACAGTTAAAAAAGCAAACTCAAAGACGCCCAAAAATTTCAAAGGGACAATTATCTTGGGAAACCAGCCTTTGGCTTTTCTTTAGAAACAGTTTCGGTTTTAATTAAAAGTTGTTTCCCGCCAAATGAAACTAAACAAACACCTAAGTTAGCATTTAATTTATATACACAAACAGCCAATAAGAAAGCTATGGTTCCATTGAATCTCTTTTATCGAAAATATATAGTGTGCAAATAGAACAAAAACTAAATTTATTTGTACATATATACATTTCTGAATCCATCTAATTAGATTAGTTGTTAGTATAATGAAAGAAGTGGTTCAAAAATTGTTTTCTTCAAATCTTACACACGACATTGTGATATTTTTCTGAATTCCTTGTGAAAATTTCTGTCTCTACCATTGCTGACATTAATATTGAGATTTTCTACAATAATGTCTTTCAACTTTCAACCTAGTAAATAATTAATCTACATTAATTAGTTTCTATATTATGAATCTCACTCGATCACACCTTCCCGTTTCACAATCTTGTGTTAGTCATCAATGACGACGACGAAGAAGACAGATTTCAAACTGTGGCCAGAAGTAAGAGGTGTCGCAGAAAGATCAGTAACAAAAGTATACTTCAGAGCGTTTGCTGAAAGACTTAGACAGGTGGCGTAAATGGTGATGCATGCAACTTCAAAACTACTACCctatcttattttttttattttttatttttggtaataAATGTGAATATTACCATAACAACCAAAGTAATTTTACATCCTAAAGAGCCTTTAGTGTCTTtaccaccttctaggaagggtgcTCCGGACTCTAGATCTCCAAACAATAACAACACATCTAATTACATAACTTCTGAATCAATAGACTTTTTCTAGCTCTTTTATTCCTATCCGATGTACCCAATCAATCTATAATCTCTCTTTTTATCTGTGCAAACACACACTCTCTGTCTACATTTACTTTTCTAAAGATTTTTCAGTTCCTTGCTTGCCAAGTGTAATACAACATGGCTCTCCATACTGCAGCAACTATTTCCTTTTGGAATTGGCTCCATCGTCTCCGTTTGATCCACTTGATCACCTGGCTTGCTTCACTGTTCTGAATCTTTATGCCCAGCCAGCTGCTCAGCTTTCCTCTTAGGTCTGTAATACACATGCATTGACCAAAGAGATGTGCTTGATTTTCCATCTGTGCCTGATCACATAGACAGCATTGTTGATCATCCACACGAGTCAGTATCCTCTGCAATCTCTCCTTGGTTAGCAATTTATTTTTACATGTCAAGCACACTAGGAACCTATGTTGAGGAAGCATAATTGCGCTCCACAA
It encodes the following:
- the LOC107791375 gene encoding wax ester synthase/diacylglycerol acyltransferase 6-like translates to MESIRWRKPSLKPIQTKPKLAMEAAEEELLSPSARLFHEPNFNVHVIAIMGSKSRINPQVIKEKLVHTLLKHPRFSSLQVVDEKKNGEMKWVRTMVDLDKHIVVPQVDEQNLQGSPDKFVENYIQNLSKTTLDKSKPLWDLHLLNVKTSDAEAVAVFRIHHSLGDGTSLISLLLACTRQTAHPDKIPTIPGNKKMPINSSEYTTKGLWQYFAKVWSFMRLFWNTIVDVLMFMATTMFLKDTSTPIKGKPGSEFNPRRFVYRTVSLDDLKLVKNALNMTINDVALGVTQAGLSVYLNRRFGEGRKNKGVTEKNNNLPKNIRLRSTLLVNLRPSTGIQALADMMEKDTEAKWGNWIGFVLLPFKIALRDDPLDYIREAKATIDRKKNSLEAIYTFSISELALRFFGIKTSSSISHRIITNTTMCFSNLVGPQEEIGFYGHPMAYLAPSSYGQPHVSITHTNFKLLLSLFGFMFHKQTVSGKVFSLQNFTNFLDQVVLIYWVI